A region of Vitis riparia cultivar Riparia Gloire de Montpellier isolate 1030 chromosome 1, EGFV_Vit.rip_1.0, whole genome shotgun sequence DNA encodes the following proteins:
- the LOC117922872 gene encoding uncharacterized protein LOC117922872, translating into MKMSSATMGGSKRRLSNKGLGGVLREQRARLYIIRRCVVMLLCWHD; encoded by the coding sequence ATGAAGATGAGCAGTGCCACCATGGGAGGCTCCAAGAGAAGGTTGTCCAACAAAGGACTTGGAGGAGTCCTCAGAGAGCAGAGGGCTAGGCTCTACATCATAAGAAGATGTGTTGTCATGCTCCTTTGCTGGCATGACTGA
- the LOC117909313 gene encoding serine/threonine-protein kinase STN7, chloroplastic, with product MATIATRVVEGLGLGHAKLHAFSPKHPSPFLGKKLRSQSLSLPSKRAISNLVCAAGGGFFNLVHDVFLGVGVGLPCTVMECGDIIYRSTLPRSNGLTLTAPGAILALGALSYLWATPGVAPGFFDMFVLAFVERLFRPSFKKEDFVLGKKLGEGAFGVVYRVSLAKKPGAKEGDLVLKKATEYGAVEIWMNERARRACANSCAYFVYGFLESSSKKGSEYWLLWRYEGESTLTDLMLSKEFPYNVESMILGEVPDLPKGLERENKIIQTIMRQLLFALDSLHSTGIVHRDIKPQNIIFSEGSRTFKIIDLGAAADLRVGINYIPKEFLLDPRYAAPEQYIMSTQTPSAPSAPVATALSPVLWQMNLPDRFDIYSAGLIFLQMAFPSLRTDSSLIQFNRQLKRCEYDLVAWRKTVEPRASPDLRRGFELLDLDGGIGWELLTSMVRFKARRRTSAKAALAHPYFDREGLSVLSLTQKLRLQLFRATQQDYGEAAKWIIRLMAKSGTKQDGGFTEAQLQELREIQPKKKGNSQRNALASVLRLQRKIVRTLNESMDDLSRRRKSLWWSRWIPREE from the exons ATGGCAACTATTGCAACAAGGGTAGTGGAGGGACTAGGCCTTGGCCACGCCAAGCTCCATGCTTTTAGTCCCAAACACCCGTCTCCATTTCTGGGCAAAAAGCTCAGGTCTCAGTCACTATCACTGCCCAGTAAAAGAGCCATCTCCAACTTGGTATGTGCGGCAGGAGGTGGATTTTTCAATCTTGTTCACGATGTTTTTTTGGGTGTTGGAGTGGGGCTGCCTTGTACAGTCATGGAGTGCGGCGATATCATATACCGGAGTACGCTACCCCGATCAAACGGTCTCACACTCACGGCTCCCGGCGCTATTTTGGCTCTGGGTGCTCTGTCTTACCTGTGGGCTACACCTGGTGTGGCTCCTGGGTTCTTTGATATGTTTGTTCTTGCTTTTGTTGAGAGATTGTTTAGGCCATCTTTTAAGAAG GAGGATTTTGTGCTGGGGAAGAAGTTGGGGGAGGGAGCTTTCGGTGTGGTTTATAGGGTTTCATTAGCAAAGAAACCAGGGGCAAAG GaaggtgacttagtcttgaaaaAGGCTACTGAATATGGTGCCGTGGAGATTTGGATGAATGAGCGTGCACGAAGGGCTTGCGCAAATAGCTGTGCCTACTTTGTCTATGGCTTTCTTGAG AGTTCTTCAAAGAAAGGAAGTGAATACTGGCTTCTATGGCGGTATGAAGGGGAGTCCACACTTACAGATCTGATGCTAAGTAAAGAGTTTCCATACAAC GTGGAAAGTATGATTCTTGGAGAGGTTCCAGACCTGCCTAAGGGGCTggaaagggaaaacaaaatcattCAGACAATCATGAGGCAGCTTTTATTTGCATTGGATAGTCTCCACTCAACTGGGATTGTTCATAGAGATATTAAGccacaaaatattattttttctgaaG GGTCTCGCACATTCAAGATCATTGATCTTGGAGCTGCAGCAGATTTGAGAGTAGGGATCAATTATATTCCAAAGGAGTTTCTTTTGGACCCCAG ATATGCAGCACCAGAGCAATACATCATGAGCACACAAACTCCTTCTGCACCCTCAGCTCCAGTGGCAACTGCACTTTCCCCAGTCCTATGGCAG ATGAATTTGCCAGATAGATTTGACATCTACAGTGCTGGTCTCATTTTCCTACAAATG gCATTCCCATCATTGAGGACTGATAGTAGCCTCATACAATTCAACCGCCAACTCAAGAGGTGTGAATATGATTTAGTTGCATGGAGGAAGACTGTGGAGCCTCGTGCTAGCCCTGACCTGCGGAGGGGCTTTGAGTTGTTGGATTTAGATGGTGGAATAGGATGGGAACTTCTAACGTCAATGGTTCGTTTCAAAGCACGACGAAGAACCAGTGCAAAAGCAGCCTTAGCTCATCCCTACTTTGATAGGGAAGGCTTATCAGTGCTGTCCCTCACACAGAAGCTAAGGCTGCAACTCTTTCGAGCTACACAACAGGATTATGGGGAAGCTGCCAAATGGATTATTCGGCTAATGGCAAAATCAGGAACAAAGCAGGACGGTGGCTTCACTGAAGCTCAACTTCAGGAACTCAGA GAAATACAGCCTAAGAAGAAGGGAAATTCGCAAAGGAATGCTCTTGCTTCCGTTCTTCGGCTGCAGAGGAAGATAGTAAGAACACTGAATGAGAGCATGGATGACCTTAGCCGACGCAGGAAGAGCCTTTGGTGGAGCAGGTGGATCCccagagaagaatga